Proteins found in one Sporosarcina sp. FSL K6-3457 genomic segment:
- a CDS encoding ABC transporter ATP-binding protein — protein sequence MSEHKKSNPQGGAQMGPGSGGNMMMTGQKAKDFKGTLRRLIRYLKPRQNQLIAVLVAAILSTVFSIVGPKIMGDAITELFEGAYGKFNEVPGAAIDFYAIGNLLLLLGGLYVISSLFSYIQQYIMSSVAQKTVYDLREDVNGKLKKLPLKYYDGRPVGETLSRVTNDIDTIGSTLQQSLTQFITSIVTIVGILAMMLFISPILTLIALISLPLSMFGIRPILKRSQKHFADQQRTLGELNGHIEEMYTGHQVVKAFGHEQKSIAEFDEVNEQLYDAGRKAQFISGIIMPMMSLIGNLSYVVICVVGGILVTQRAISIGDIQAFITYTRQFSQPIMQTANIANVIQSTVAAAERVFELLDEVEEITEVTTVTLSRAKGAVAFEHVDFGYGEDLLIQDMNLDVAPGQTVAIVGPTGAGKTTLINLLMRFYELNSGKITIDGLDTRSMSREDLRKTFGMVLQDTWLFNGTIKDNIAFGKEGATDDEIFAASKMAHADHFIRTLPEGYDTVLNEEASNISQGQKQLITIARAVLANPAIMILDEATSSVDTRTELLIQQAMNRLMEGRTSFVIAHRLSTIRDADLIIVMDQGTVIEQGTHDELLEDNGFYAELYNSQFSEDTAV from the coding sequence TAAAAAATCGAACCCTCAAGGCGGCGCTCAAATGGGACCTGGTAGCGGGGGTAATATGATGATGACCGGACAAAAGGCTAAGGACTTTAAAGGGACATTACGACGCCTGATTCGCTATTTAAAACCACGTCAAAATCAATTAATTGCAGTACTCGTCGCAGCTATTTTGAGTACGGTGTTTTCCATTGTTGGCCCTAAAATAATGGGGGATGCCATTACAGAATTATTTGAAGGGGCGTATGGCAAGTTTAATGAGGTGCCTGGAGCGGCAATAGATTTTTACGCCATTGGAAACTTACTGCTATTATTAGGTGGGCTCTATGTAATTAGTAGTTTGTTTAGCTATATTCAGCAATATATTATGTCGAGTGTGGCACAGAAAACAGTCTATGATTTGCGAGAGGACGTCAACGGTAAGTTGAAGAAGCTGCCGCTGAAATATTATGATGGACGCCCTGTCGGTGAAACATTAAGTCGAGTAACTAATGATATCGATACAATTGGTAGCACCTTGCAACAGAGTTTGACGCAATTTATCACGTCCATTGTGACGATTGTCGGGATTCTGGCGATGATGTTGTTCATTAGTCCGATTCTTACATTGATTGCACTTATCAGTCTACCTTTGTCGATGTTTGGCATTCGACCGATTTTGAAACGGTCACAAAAACATTTTGCTGATCAGCAACGGACACTCGGTGAATTGAATGGTCATATTGAAGAAATGTATACAGGTCATCAAGTTGTCAAAGCGTTTGGCCATGAGCAAAAATCCATAGCAGAATTTGATGAAGTCAATGAACAACTATACGATGCGGGGCGTAAAGCCCAATTCATCTCGGGTATTATTATGCCGATGATGTCTTTGATTGGTAACTTGAGCTATGTTGTCATCTGTGTTGTTGGGGGTATCTTGGTGACGCAACGTGCCATTTCCATCGGGGATATTCAAGCGTTTATTACGTATACACGCCAATTTTCGCAGCCGATTATGCAAACAGCGAATATTGCCAATGTCATTCAGTCCACCGTTGCGGCAGCAGAACGTGTCTTTGAGCTGCTCGATGAGGTCGAGGAAATCACAGAAGTAACGACAGTGACGTTGTCACGTGCAAAAGGTGCCGTAGCATTTGAACACGTTGACTTTGGCTATGGAGAAGACTTGCTTATTCAAGATATGAATCTTGATGTTGCTCCAGGTCAAACGGTCGCTATCGTCGGACCTACGGGTGCTGGGAAAACGACTTTGATTAATTTATTAATGCGTTTTTACGAATTAAATAGCGGTAAAATCACCATTGATGGGCTCGATACACGCAGTATGTCGCGTGAAGACCTACGAAAGACGTTTGGTATGGTTCTGCAAGATACATGGCTCTTCAATGGCACGATTAAAGACAATATTGCGTTCGGAAAAGAGGGTGCAACGGACGATGAGATTTTCGCTGCATCAAAAATGGCTCATGCTGATCACTTTATCCGTACATTGCCAGAAGGTTATGACACTGTTTTAAACGAAGAAGCATCTAATATTTCACAAGGCCAAAAGCAGCTCATCACGATTGCGCGTGCGGTTCTCGCAAATCCTGCAATCATGATTTTGGATGAAGCGACGTCAAGTGTCGATACACGGACGGAATTACTGATCCAACAGGCTATGAACCGTCTGATGGAAGGGCG